In a single window of the Pseudogemmatithrix spongiicola genome:
- a CDS encoding DUF1801 domain-containing protein — MQSKAKKVAQYLQELPADRRATIQAVADVIRANVDARVEEGMQYGMIGWYVPHRVFPLGYHCDPKQPLPYICLASQKNHCSLYLMTAYAEGSAGEAWIKKAWPKGKKLDMGKSCIRFKSTDDLALDVVAEAIRRVPLDAHLAWYSALDPRQRAKPTAKTAAKKAATRAAKPAAKRAAPRAAKKK, encoded by the coding sequence ATGCAGAGCAAGGCGAAGAAGGTCGCGCAGTATCTCCAGGAACTCCCGGCCGATCGTCGCGCGACGATCCAAGCGGTCGCGGACGTGATCCGCGCAAACGTGGACGCGCGCGTCGAGGAAGGCATGCAGTACGGCATGATCGGCTGGTACGTGCCGCACCGCGTCTTCCCGCTCGGCTACCACTGCGACCCGAAGCAACCCCTGCCCTACATCTGCCTCGCGTCGCAGAAGAACCACTGCTCGCTGTACCTCATGACCGCGTACGCGGAAGGCAGCGCCGGCGAGGCCTGGATCAAGAAGGCCTGGCCCAAGGGCAAGAAGCTCGACATGGGCAAGAGCTGCATTCGCTTCAAGTCCACGGACGACCTCGCGCTGGATGTCGTGGCCGAGGCGATCCGGCGCGTGCCCTTGGATGCGCACCTCGCCTGGTACTCGGCGTTGGATCCGCGGCAACGCGCGAAGCCCACGGCCAAGACCGCTGCGAAGAAGGCCGCCACCAGAGCGGCGAAGCCCGCCGCGAAACGCGCCGCCCCGCGCGCCGCGAAGAAGAAGTAG
- a CDS encoding DinB family protein: protein MHRESSRWQSAERGHAEAVAALLVAASLVPDHKWTEPLGPGRWSPAQVLLHIEQSYRLGDAALRGGPGMRVLAPSLIAWFGRNVMLPLMTLTGRFPRNAPAPREVRPDAATAHAIPRLELTTRVQAAATQALGTLREVLASGARARVTHAYFGALTPYQTLRILNAHTRHHAKLLAPPKIVGKSQPCVPELEQIGV from the coding sequence ATGCATCGAGAATCATCCCGCTGGCAGTCCGCCGAACGCGGCCACGCCGAGGCGGTGGCCGCGCTGCTCGTCGCGGCGTCGCTGGTTCCAGACCACAAGTGGACTGAGCCGCTCGGCCCCGGCCGCTGGTCGCCCGCACAGGTGCTGCTGCACATCGAGCAGAGCTATCGGCTCGGCGACGCGGCGCTGCGTGGCGGGCCGGGCATGCGGGTGCTGGCGCCGAGCCTCATCGCGTGGTTCGGGCGCAATGTCATGCTGCCGCTGATGACGCTTACCGGCCGATTCCCGCGCAACGCCCCGGCGCCGCGCGAAGTACGCCCTGACGCGGCCACCGCGCACGCCATCCCGCGGCTCGAGCTCACGACGCGCGTGCAGGCCGCCGCCACCCAAGCGCTCGGTACGCTGCGCGAGGTGCTCGCGTCGGGCGCCCGAGCGCGCGTGACGCATGCCTACTTCGGCGCGCTCACGCCGTATCAGACGTTGCGCATCCTCAACGCGCACACGCGGCATCACGCCAAGCTGCTCGCCCCGCCGAAGATCGTCGGGAAGTCGCAGCCCTGCGTGCCGGAGCTGGAGCAGATCGGGGTCTAG
- a CDS encoding copper resistance protein NlpE N-terminal domain-containing protein, whose protein sequence is MRTSRLFSSRLALGFLVLLTSVACGADVSSAELPGERVRRLEAGDSLPSLTRPAGFAGTLPCADCAGIETWLVLHPDGSYRLRERYLEGNATASVRVGRWSLSRDSVPVVALYGTDSVPRRFAMTGALTLRTLARDGSPIESEQPLELVRVSMPSDLQAPARIRGEFRYMADAATLVSCEGGIQFPVAGDSAFIRLQRAHREQNLGTGAAILVDAVGRLQVRAGAEEGTQVETFVVDSFAVVNRREACEATTVTAYIAIGDWQLGALDGVRIGDLAREQQPTLRFVLSEPTMFGHAGCNRWTGRAVLRGLTLAPQPAALTMKMCADSTVMAREKRYAEVMGGGGWWRLEGGELVLSRGGLELARFWRR, encoded by the coding sequence ATGCGCACATCCCGCCTCTTCTCGAGCCGCCTTGCCCTAGGCTTCCTCGTTCTCCTGACGAGCGTAGCCTGCGGCGCCGACGTCTCCAGCGCCGAGCTACCCGGCGAGCGCGTCCGTCGCCTCGAAGCGGGCGACTCGCTGCCCAGCCTCACGCGCCCCGCCGGCTTCGCCGGCACCCTGCCCTGCGCAGACTGCGCGGGCATCGAGACCTGGCTCGTGCTGCACCCCGACGGCTCGTACCGCCTGCGCGAGCGTTATCTCGAGGGCAACGCCACGGCGAGCGTCCGCGTGGGCCGCTGGTCGCTCTCGCGAGACTCAGTGCCCGTGGTCGCGCTCTACGGAACGGACAGCGTGCCCCGCCGCTTCGCCATGACCGGCGCGCTCACGCTGCGTACGCTGGCCCGCGACGGCTCGCCGATCGAGAGCGAGCAACCGCTCGAGCTCGTGCGCGTTTCGATGCCGTCCGATCTCCAAGCCCCGGCGCGCATCCGCGGCGAGTTCCGCTACATGGCGGACGCCGCGACCCTGGTCTCCTGCGAGGGCGGCATCCAGTTCCCCGTCGCCGGGGACTCGGCCTTCATCCGCCTGCAGCGCGCGCATCGCGAGCAGAACCTCGGCACGGGCGCCGCGATCCTCGTGGATGCGGTGGGACGGCTCCAGGTCCGCGCCGGCGCCGAGGAAGGCACGCAGGTCGAGACCTTCGTGGTGGATTCCTTCGCCGTCGTGAACCGCCGCGAGGCCTGTGAGGCGACGACCGTCACGGCGTACATCGCGATTGGCGACTGGCAGCTCGGCGCACTCGACGGCGTCCGCATCGGCGACCTCGCGCGCGAGCAGCAACCGACCCTGCGCTTCGTGCTCAGCGAGCCGACGATGTTCGGCCACGCGGGCTGCAATCGCTGGACCGGCCGCGCGGTGCTCCGCGGGCTCACGCTGGCGCCGCAGCCGGCAGCGCTCACCATGAAGATGTGCGCCGACTCGACCGTGATGGCCCGCGAGAAGCGCTACGCCGAGGTGATGGGCGGCGGAGGTTGGTGGCGGTTGGAGGGCGGCGAACTGGTGCTCTCGCGCGGCGGCCTCGAATTGGCGAGGTTCTGGCGCAGGTAG